The window TGGCCGCGTTCCTGCGGTCCGATCAGCCGTAGCCGAAGTTCTGCGTCCAGTAGATGCGGTAGCTGCCGCCCTTGGCCATGCCGACGCCGAGGTGCTTGAACTCGCAGTTGAGGATGTTCGCCTTGTGCCCGGGGCTGTTCATCCACGACTTCATGACGGCCTCCGCGGTGGCCTGACCGGCCGCGATGTTCTCGCCGCCCGCCCGCGCGTAGCCCTCGGCCTTCATCCGGTCGAACGGCGAGCGGCCGTCGAGCGAGGTGTGGTCGAAGTAGTTCCGCGCGGCCATGTCGGCGCTGTGCTTGCGCGCGGACACGCCGAGCGTGTCGTTCCACCGCACCGGCGAGCAGCCCGCGGCCGACCGCTGGCGGTTGACCAGCGCCAACACGTCGGTCTCCGCCTTCGGGAGCTGCGAGGTGGTGGTCGTGGGAGCGGTGGTGGTCGTCGGGGCCACCGTGGTGGTGGTGGTCGTCGGTTCGGCAGTGGTGGTGGTCACGCTGGTCGTGGTGGTCGGGGTCGCGGACGTGGTGGTCGCGGACGTCGGATACGACTCCAGCACCTCCGACGGGCCGGGCGCGTTGACGGCCGTGCCCGCGACGTGCGTCAGGTCTTGCATCGCGGGCAGGGCGAAGGTCAACGCGCCGGACGCGAGGATGGCGCCTAACGCGATGAGGACGACACGGCTCTTGCGGTGGGACACGGGTGGGGATCCTTCATGAAAACTCGGCGGATGGCTATGCCCATTGGACGGTCGGGTTGCGCGAGGCATTACGGTCTGAGGCCGACGAGTTCGGAAAGATCTTCCGCGAAGGCGGCGATATGCAGTCCGGTGAACCCTCGGACGCGACCTTGGTCCTCGATGCCCGCGCGGGCGACGACGATGCCTTCACCCAGCTCCATGACCGGTACCGCGCGCCCGTGACGAGATTCGTCACCCGCACCGTGGGCGACCCGCATCTGGCCGAGGATCTGGTGCAGGAGGCGTTCGTCAGCGCGCTGCGCAACCTCGACGGACTGCGCGAGCCCGCCCGGTTCCGGCCGTGGCTGTTCAGCATCGCCCACCGCGGCGCGCTCGACCATGTCCGCAAGGACGGGCCGCTGCTGCTCGCCGAGCTGCCCGAACTCGCCGACAGCGGTGAGACCCCGCACGAGGCGGCGGCCGCGCGCGAGGCCGCGGGCCTGGTGTGGGACGCGGCGGCGAGCCTTGAGCCGCGGCAGCTGGCGATCCTCGAACTGACCGTGCGCGACGAGGTGTCGAACACCGAACTCGCCCAGGCCCTCGACGTGCGGCCCGCGCACGCGGCGGTGCTCGCGCACCGGGCGCGGACGGCACTCGGTCATGCGGTGCGACTGCTGCTCCTGGTCCGCAACCCGCGCCGCTGCGGGCGGCTCGCCGAGCTGGTTCCGGAACAGCCACGCACCCTCTCGGCCGCCCAGCGGGTGCGCGTCGACCGGCATATCCGCAGGTGCGGGGAGTGCCGGGACCTCGCGGGCCGGGTCACCGCACCGGTCGCGATCATCGCGGTCCTGCTCGCCGCGGCCGACCGTGAGCCGGTCGCGGTGGACAACGCCGCCTGGTCGCTGGTCGACCCGTCGCCGCACCTGCTGCGCAAGAGCGCGGTGACGCTGGCGCTGACCTTCGCGCTGACGGTCGGCTGGTGGTTCATCCCCGGTGTCGAGGACGATCCGATCGTCTCCGAGCCCACGGTCACGCCGTCGGCGCCGATCAGCTTCGCGCCCGTGGCCGCGGTGCCCACCACGACCGTGCCCCCGCCGCCGGCACCAGCGCCGACCACCGCGCCGCCGCGCTCGGAGGCGGACCGGCTGATCGTGGCGCTGAACAACCGTCGGATCGCCGAGGGCTGCGGCCCGCTGCACGCGGCGCCGCGGCTGATGACCGCCGCCCGCGCGCACAGCGAGGACATGATGCGCGGCGAGTACATCGGGATGACCGGACCGGACGGCACGACGTTGCAGGACCGGGTCGCCGACACGGGCTACCGCGGGATGCGCGGCGGGTACGTCGCGGCGTACAGCGAGAAGGCCTCGGAGGTTGTGAAGTCCCTGGCCTCGGGCGACGCGGTCGGATTGTCGTGCGAGGTGGACGCCATCGGAGTCGGCCGAACCGAGGGCGGACCGTGTGGCTACTACTGGGCGGTGATCTTCGGTCGCGACGGCAGATGAGACGACCGCATATGCGGTTGAGCTTCTCAGCTATGGCTCGTCTCAGCTCGGCCCGGTGTACTTGGATACATGGGAGAGCAAACGCAAGCACAGAACACGAACCCGATCCTGGTGATCGGTGGCACCGGCAAGACCGGTCGCCGGATCGTGGAGCGACTGACCGAGCGCGGGGTGCCGGTGCGCGTCGGTTCCCGTTCCACCACACCGACTTTCGACTGGAACGACGAGTCCGGCTGGGCCGCCGCCCTCGAAGGAGTGCGCGCGGCGTACATCGCCTACCAGCCGGACCTCGCCTTCCCCGGCGCCCCTGAGGCCATCACGCGGGTCTGTGAACTCGCCAAGGCCGCGGGGGTCGAGAAGCTCGTGCTGCTCTCGGGCCGCGGTGAGGAGGCGGCCGAGGTGTGCGAGCGGATCGTGCAGGCCGCCGGTACCAAGTGGACGATCGTGCGCTGCAGCTGGTTCAACCAGAACTTCAGCGAGAACTTCCTCCTGGAATCGGTCCGGGCGGGCGAGATCGCGCTGCCCGCGGGCGACGCCGTGGAGCCGTTCGTCGACGCCGACGACATCGCCGACGTCGCGGTCGCCGCGCTGACCGAGGACGGGCACGACGGCCAGATCTACGAGCTGACCGGCCCCCGGCTGCTCAGCTTCCACGACGCGGCCGCCGAGATCTCCAAGGCCACCGGCCAGGACGTCGCCTACATCCCGCTGACCGCGGAGCAGTACGCCGCCGCGCTGCGCGAGCACGGCATGCCGGAGGAGTTCGTCGAGCTGTTCACCCAGATCCTCGACGGCCGCAACGCCCACCTCACCGACGGCGTGCGCCGCGCGCTCGGCCGTGAGCCCAAGGACTTCGCCGACTACGCCCGCGACGCCGCGGCCAGCGGTGTGTGGAGTGTCGACTGACCGCCGGGCAATCCCCACGAGGAGGGTGAAGCCATGCGCACGCAACTGTCCACAGAGAATGGTCTGAGCACCATTCCCCGCCATATCCACGGATTCGCCCTGATGCACGTGGCGATGCGGCGTGACGCGCGCAGGCTCGTCGCTGGTGCGGCGGGCGTGCGCGACGGCCAGGTCGACCGGGTCGCCGGTTGGTGGCGGCAGGTCCGCGCCGTCATCGACTGGCACCACCACACCGAGGACGACATCCTGTGGCCCGCGCTGCGGGCCAAGTCGCCGGTCTTCGCCGAGCGCGAGCAGGCGATGCACGCCGACCACATCGCGCTCGACGAAGCGATGGAAGCGGTCACGAAGGCGTTGGCGCCGGGTCGTTTGCTGGACTTGGCCGGTGCGGCGCGGCGCTTCGACACCGTCGTCCACGCGCACCTGCGCGACGAGGAAGCCGTGGTGCTGAGCGCTTTCCGCGACGACCTGAGTGAACGGGAGTACCTGGCGATCGAGCGGCGGGTGATCGCCAGCGCGCCGATGTCGGTCATGGCGTTCCTGCCGCCCTGGATGCTCGACGGCGCCGACGGGGTGGGGGCCTCGTCGATGCCGCCGCCGGTGCGGCTGCTCGGCACCACCGTGCTGCGGCTGCGCTACCACCGGCAATGGCGCTGGTGGTGAAGGCGGCAACGGGGAACGGATAGGCGCCGAGGGGACAGGGGAGGGACGGTCATGGGCTCGATCAACGGCTTAGTCGACACAGTGGACGCTCGGTCTGTCGACTTCGGACTCGGGGTGCGCGGCTACGAGGGGCCCGCTGCCGCGATCCGCGAACAACCTTGCACGGTCCCGCTGCTGTCGGTGCGCGGCCTGCGCGCGTCGTTCGACGGCCGGGTGGTCGTCGACGACGTCGGCTTCGACATCCGGTCGGGCGAGGCGTACGGGCTGGTCGGCCCGGCGGGTGCGGGCAAGAGCACGACGGTGCGCATCGTCAGCGGCCTGCTCAGCGACTACCGCGGGTCGGTCATGGTGCGCCGCAAGCCGATCGCCACGATCGGCGACCGCGCGCTGCGGGAGTCGGTGGGCTATGTGCAGCAGTGCGTGGTGATGGTGCCGTCCGCCACCGTGGGCGAGACCATCCGGTTCTGGGCGAGGTTTCTCGACCTGCCCGCGGGCGTCCGCCGCGAGCGGGCCGCCGACGTCCTCGCCGCGGTCGGGTTGCGCGACCAGGTGGGCGAACGGGTCGACCGCTGCTCCGGCGGCGTGCTGCGCGAGCTGAGCCTCGCGGTGGCGCTGTTGCACCGGCCGCGACTGCTGGTGCTCGACCACCCGACCGCCGGCATTGACCCGACCAGCCGAGTGCGCCTGCTCCAGACGCTCCGCGGCTTGCGCGAAGAGGGTGTTTCGCTGCTGTACGCCAGCCGGGATCTTGACGAAGTCCGGCAAGTGTGCGACCGCTTTGGCTTGCTGCACAACGGATATATGGTCGCGGAGGGAGCGACCCGCGACCTGTCGTCCGCTCACGCCTGACTGGACGACGCGGACGAAGACGGAGAGACGATGACGCAGACCAGAGACCAGCCTTCGACGAAGCGCCGCCTGGCCGGGCCGGTGTTGTGGCTGGCCACGATGACCGTGGGGCTGATCGCCGGGGTGTTCTACGCTTTCGCGATCTCGGTGATGCCCGCGCTCGCCAAGACCGACGACCGGACGTTCGTCGACACCATGCAGAACATCAACAGAGCCATCGAGAACGGCGCCTTCGGGTCGGCGTTCCTGGGCTCGTTCGTGTTCACGGGGGCGGCGGCGATCATGGAACACCGGCTGGGGCGTCGGGCGGCGGCTCGGTGGGTCTTGGCGTCGTTTCTGCTGTATGTGGTTGCTGTGGCGATCACGATGGGTGTGAATGTGCCGCTGAACCAGGACCTTGAGGCCGCGGGCGCTCCCGCGTCGATTCCCGATCTCGCGGCGGTTCGGGCTGCCTTTGAGGGGCCGTGGAACTCGGCGCACCTGGTGCGGACCGTGGCTTGCGTGCTGGCGCTTGGGTGTTTGGGCCGGGCGTTGTGGCTGCATGGCCGGGCGGAGCGTGCCGACGGTCAGTGACCGCCGGTCCGGATGGCCGTCGATCCGCTTCCTGGAGCGGATCGACGGCCTTTCGCTGTGCCGGCTTCCGTTGTGGCTGCGTTCTTTGGGCCTGGCGACGAGGGTGCGGGGGGAAATGCGGGGATTGTGAGCAAACCCCTCGTGCCTTGGGGAACCGGTGTCTTGTCTCGGGCCGCTAGGAGACGGCGGCGACGGGGACGCCGGGGTTGGTCGCGGCCTGTCGGATGTAGTCCTGTGGTGAGAGGCCTCGCACCCGTTTGAAGGCGGCGCTGAGGGCGAAGGCGGTGCTGTAGCCGACTTTCCTTGCCACGGACCCGATCGTGGTTTCCGTTTCGCGCAGGAGGTCGGCGGCCAGGGCCAGGCGGAGGCTGGTCAGGTAGTTCATGGGAGGTTCGCCCACCAACGCGGTGAAGCGTCTCGCCAGGGCGGCTCGGGACACGCCCACGCGAGTGGCCAGGTTGGCCACCGTCCAGCCGTACGCCGGTTCGGCGTGCAGCAGCCGCAGGGCGGCGCCCACGACCTCGTCGTGCTGGGCTCGGTACCAGGCGGGGGCGCCCACGCCGGGGCTGGCCAGCCAGGCTCGCAGGACGCTGACCAGGACCAGGTCCAGGATGCGGTCCAGGACCAGTTCCTGGCCCGGCTCCTGCCGCAGCATTTCGACTTCCAGCAACGACACCAGGGCGCTGTCGCCCGCGTCGATGGGACGGACCAGGACCGGCGGCAGGGCTCCGAAGAGGCGTTGGCCGATTTCTCGCTGCATCTGGTACGTGCCGCTGAGCATGACCGCGGAGCCGCAGGGGTCCTCACCCCAGGTGCGGACCCCCAGATCCCTGGAGCTGCCGATGTCGTGGCCGTCGATGGTCGCGCAGCGCTGCCCCGGGTGGATGATCACCTGCGGTGGCGTGTCCGGGTGGTCGGCGATCGTGTACGGCGTGGGGCCGCGCATGATCGCGACCTCGCCGGGGTGCAGCGCCACCGGGTCGCCGCCGTCGGGGACGATCCAGGCGTCGCCCTGGGCCATGGTGACCAGGGACAACGGGGCCCGGTCCTCGATGCGCATGGACCACGGGGGGTTGAGGATCGAGCGGAGCAGGAAGGCTCCGCGGGCTCTCGGTCCGTCCAGCAGACCGGTCAACGTGTCGTCCGCCAGCGTGCTCATGACACTAATGTAGACGAATACGCATGTTCATGGGTGAAGATTGCATGAATCGTCTCGGTGATCTTGCATCCGCCAAATGGGGGACATCGATCTTGACGGTCCCGCCCAGTAGGTTTCACCCGCGGTGTCCGATCGGATGTCCCGGTCTGCGGAAGGTGGCCGATGTCCCAGGTGGTGCTGGTGCTCGCGACGATCACGTCGGGATTGATCGCGGGTCTGTTCTTCGCTTTTTCCTGCTCGGTGATGCTCAGCCTCGACGGCGTCGAGGACCGGGTGTTCGTGGACGTGATGCAGCGGATCAACCGCCGCATCCAAAATGGACTGTTCGGTCTGGTGTTCATGGGGGCGCTGCTCAGCTCCGCCGCGGTCATCGTGATCGACCTGACCGGCGACAGCGGGACGAACGTGCGTGCGCTGGTCGGCGCGGCGCTGTTCCTGGTGTCACTGCTGATCACCTTCGCCATCAACATCCCGCTCAACAACCGGCTCGACGCGGCCGGTCCGGTCGCCCGGGCCGACGTCGCCCAGGCGCGCAAGGCGTTCGAGGGGCCTTGGGTGCGGTGGAACCACGTCCGGATGGTCGTCGCGACCGCCGGGTTTGTGTTCCTCTGCTTGGCGTTGCAGAACTAAGACGCGCCTGGCCCGCCCACGCGGGCGGGCCAGGCGGCCGTTCACGCGACGATCCTCAGCTGCGCCATCATGGCCAGCGACGAGTGGTCGAGGAAATGGCAGTGGAACGGGTAGATCCCCGTGTGCCTGCTGTCGAACGTCACCAGGATCCGCACGGTGCTGCCCGGCGGCACGGCCACCGTGTCCTTCGGGTACGCCTCCCATTCCGGCGCGCGCACGCCGTCGCGGTCGAGGACGCGGAACTGCACCAGGTGCAGGTGCAGCGAGTGCGGCACCTGCAGCAGCGTGTCCAGGTTGGTGATCTCCCACAGTTCCGTGGTTCCCCGCTTGACGGTGAAGTCGATCCGCTGCGGGTCATACGCCTTGCCGTTGATCAGGAACCCGGCCAGCGGGTCGAAGCTCAGCAGCACCTTGCGGGTCACCGTCGGAGTTCGAGGCGCGGGCACGGCGGCGAGCGTCTCCGGGATGACCGAGTCGTCGCGCTCGGGGTGGCCGACCACGTCGAACCGCAGGACTCGGGTGGCGCTGTCCGCCTCGCCGTCGGCGTTCTCCAGGACGATCTGCGTGCCCTCGGCGTACGGGGCGAAGTCGACCACGACGTCGGCGCGCTCGGCGGCCCACAGGGTGATCTCGGACCGCTGGACGGGCCTGCCGAGCAGGCCGCCGTCGCTGCCGAGCTGGGTGAACTGCGCGCCATTGCTCAGCCGGAACCGGAACGGGCGCTCGTTGGCCCCGTTGACCAGCCGCAGCCGGTAGCGCCGACGCCGCACCTTGAGCCGCGGCTGGGCGACGCCGTTGACCAGCACCATTGTTCGGCCGCCTTGCCCGAACAGCTCCCAGCGCAGCTCGCCGTCGCCGGTGAGGTCGGCGTCGCGGAACAACAGCGGGACGTCGTGGGCGCCGCTGGGAAGCCGCAGCGACGGCCACCCCTCGTCGATCAGGTAGAGCCCGGACAGTCCTCTGTAGACATGTTCGGCCTCCAGGTGGTGCGCGTGGTCGTGGTACCACAGCGTTCCCGGCCGCTGGCTGTTCGGATAGTGGTAGGTCCGCGAGCGCCCGGGGTCGATGGCGTCGAGCGGGTGGCCGTCGCTGTCCTGGGCGACGTTGCCGCCGTGCAGGTGGACCGAGGTCTGGACACCCAAGGTATTCTCCACGGTCACCCGTGCCGCCCGGCCCTGCCTGGCCATGATCGTCGGGCCGGGGAACTGGCCGTTGTAGGTCAGCACCCGCGTGCGCACCCCCGGCACGATCTCGGCCGTGCCCTCGGCGACGGTCAGCCGGTA is drawn from Actinokineospora alba and contains these coding sequences:
- a CDS encoding CAP domain-containing protein; translation: MSHRKSRVVLIALGAILASGALTFALPAMQDLTHVAGTAVNAPGPSEVLESYPTSATTTSATPTTTTSVTTTTAEPTTTTTTVAPTTTTAPTTTTSQLPKAETDVLALVNRQRSAAGCSPVRWNDTLGVSARKHSADMAARNYFDHTSLDGRSPFDRMKAEGYARAGGENIAAGQATAEAVMKSWMNSPGHKANILNCEFKHLGVGMAKGGSYRIYWTQNFGYG
- a CDS encoding NAD(P)H-binding protein yields the protein MGEQTQAQNTNPILVIGGTGKTGRRIVERLTERGVPVRVGSRSTTPTFDWNDESGWAAALEGVRAAYIAYQPDLAFPGAPEAITRVCELAKAAGVEKLVLLSGRGEEAAEVCERIVQAAGTKWTIVRCSWFNQNFSENFLLESVRAGEIALPAGDAVEPFVDADDIADVAVAALTEDGHDGQIYELTGPRLLSFHDAAAEISKATGQDVAYIPLTAEQYAAALREHGMPEEFVELFTQILDGRNAHLTDGVRRALGREPKDFADYARDAAASGVWSVD
- a CDS encoding sigma-70 family RNA polymerase sigma factor gives rise to the protein MREALRSEADEFGKIFREGGDMQSGEPSDATLVLDARAGDDDAFTQLHDRYRAPVTRFVTRTVGDPHLAEDLVQEAFVSALRNLDGLREPARFRPWLFSIAHRGALDHVRKDGPLLLAELPELADSGETPHEAAAAREAAGLVWDAAASLEPRQLAILELTVRDEVSNTELAQALDVRPAHAAVLAHRARTALGHAVRLLLLVRNPRRCGRLAELVPEQPRTLSAAQRVRVDRHIRRCGECRDLAGRVTAPVAIIAVLLAAADREPVAVDNAAWSLVDPSPHLLRKSAVTLALTFALTVGWWFIPGVEDDPIVSEPTVTPSAPISFAPVAAVPTTTVPPPPAPAPTTAPPRSEADRLIVALNNRRIAEGCGPLHAAPRLMTAARAHSEDMMRGEYIGMTGPDGTTLQDRVADTGYRGMRGGYVAAYSEKASEVVKSLASGDAVGLSCEVDAIGVGRTEGGPCGYYWAVIFGRDGR
- a CDS encoding multicopper oxidase family protein; this encodes MFNRRDALKFGAVGGVVLAVPTEQLLTSALGPSWTVTPFARDLPVPQVLRPHAVGPDADHYRLTVAEGTAEIVPGVRTRVLTYNGQFPGPTIMARQGRAARVTVENTLGVQTSVHLHGGNVAQDSDGHPLDAIDPGRSRTYHYPNSQRPGTLWYHDHAHHLEAEHVYRGLSGLYLIDEGWPSLRLPSGAHDVPLLFRDADLTGDGELRWELFGQGGRTMVLVNGVAQPRLKVRRRRYRLRLVNGANERPFRFRLSNGAQFTQLGSDGGLLGRPVQRSEITLWAAERADVVVDFAPYAEGTQIVLENADGEADSATRVLRFDVVGHPERDDSVIPETLAAVPAPRTPTVTRKVLLSFDPLAGFLINGKAYDPQRIDFTVKRGTTELWEITNLDTLLQVPHSLHLHLVQFRVLDRDGVRAPEWEAYPKDTVAVPPGSTVRILVTFDSRHTGIYPFHCHFLDHSSLAMMAQLRIVA
- a CDS encoding hemerythrin domain-containing protein, yielding MRTQLSTENGLSTIPRHIHGFALMHVAMRRDARRLVAGAAGVRDGQVDRVAGWWRQVRAVIDWHHHTEDDILWPALRAKSPVFAEREQAMHADHIALDEAMEAVTKALAPGRLLDLAGAARRFDTVVHAHLRDEEAVVLSAFRDDLSEREYLAIERRVIASAPMSVMAFLPPWMLDGADGVGASSMPPPVRLLGTTVLRLRYHRQWRWW
- a CDS encoding anthrone oxygenase family protein codes for the protein MSQVVLVLATITSGLIAGLFFAFSCSVMLSLDGVEDRVFVDVMQRINRRIQNGLFGLVFMGALLSSAAVIVIDLTGDSGTNVRALVGAALFLVSLLITFAINIPLNNRLDAAGPVARADVAQARKAFEGPWVRWNHVRMVVATAGFVFLCLALQN
- a CDS encoding ABC transporter ATP-binding protein produces the protein MGSINGLVDTVDARSVDFGLGVRGYEGPAAAIREQPCTVPLLSVRGLRASFDGRVVVDDVGFDIRSGEAYGLVGPAGAGKSTTVRIVSGLLSDYRGSVMVRRKPIATIGDRALRESVGYVQQCVVMVPSATVGETIRFWARFLDLPAGVRRERAADVLAAVGLRDQVGERVDRCSGGVLRELSLAVALLHRPRLLVLDHPTAGIDPTSRVRLLQTLRGLREEGVSLLYASRDLDEVRQVCDRFGLLHNGYMVAEGATRDLSSAHA
- a CDS encoding anthrone oxygenase family protein, which encodes MTQTRDQPSTKRRLAGPVLWLATMTVGLIAGVFYAFAISVMPALAKTDDRTFVDTMQNINRAIENGAFGSAFLGSFVFTGAAAIMEHRLGRRAAARWVLASFLLYVVAVAITMGVNVPLNQDLEAAGAPASIPDLAAVRAAFEGPWNSAHLVRTVACVLALGCLGRALWLHGRAERADGQ
- a CDS encoding AraC family transcriptional regulator, with the protein product MSTLADDTLTGLLDGPRARGAFLLRSILNPPWSMRIEDRAPLSLVTMAQGDAWIVPDGGDPVALHPGEVAIMRGPTPYTIADHPDTPPQVIIHPGQRCATIDGHDIGSSRDLGVRTWGEDPCGSAVMLSGTYQMQREIGQRLFGALPPVLVRPIDAGDSALVSLLEVEMLRQEPGQELVLDRILDLVLVSVLRAWLASPGVGAPAWYRAQHDEVVGAALRLLHAEPAYGWTVANLATRVGVSRAALARRFTALVGEPPMNYLTSLRLALAADLLRETETTIGSVARKVGYSTAFALSAAFKRVRGLSPQDYIRQAATNPGVPVAAVS